GTTTGAGGACGAAGGTGTTGCCCGCGACCAGGGCGGGGGCGACCTTCCAGGAGGCCTGCAGCAGCGGATAGTTCCAGGGCGCGATCAGGGCGCAGACCCCGATGGGGTGGTACGTGACCCGGCTCAGCACGTCGGGGCCGACGTCCACGACCCGGCCGCCGTCCTTGTCCGCGATCTCGGCGAAGTAGCGGAACGCGTTCGAGACGTCCTCGACGTCGATCCGGGCCTCGGCGAGCGTCTTGCCCGTGTCCAGGGACTCGACGTGGGCGATCTCCTCCTGGTCCCGCAGCAGGAACCGCGACACCTTCAAAAGCACGTCCGCGCGCTCCCGGGTCGGCGCGTCCGACCAGTCGCCGCGGTCGAAGGCCCGCCGCGCGGCCCGCACGGCGAGGTCGACGTCCGCCTCTCCGGCGTCGTCGACCTGCTGCACCACGGACGCGTCGAACGGATTGATCACATCCCGCCGCGCCCCTTCGACGGCCCCCGTCCACTCCCCGTCGACGAACAGTTCCGGCATCGTGCGCTCCCTCGCTCTGGTCCCTGTCCGGTGCCGAAGCCGCCACCGGCACGCACACCGGCACCAACATCGTCCGAGCGGCGCGCACGGGCCGCGGGGACGCACCGACGGGAGGAGGGTTGGGGGCAGATGTGACCTGGTTGGGCTAGGGACCGGCCGGGGTGCCGGGACGGACGGGGCAGTCACGGGCACCGCGTCGCAAACCCGGCCGAGGCGCCTGCGGCTCCGTCGGACAGCGGTGCGAGAATCCCGCAATGGTCAACACGGAAACGGTCAGCGCAGAAGAGCCCGCCCGCACCGCCCTCGTTCCCGCCGGGCCCCAACTTCGGCCTGTGGTCGAGCGGTTGGCCCAGCTCTACCGGCACGACATGTCGGAGTTCATCGGGTACCTGCCCTCGCCCGACGGGACGTACGACTTCGGCAAGCTGCCGCTGTTCTTCGACGAGCCGGGGCGGTCGGCCCTGCTCATCCAGTACGGGTCGGTGCCCGCCGGTTTCGTGCTGACCCGCCCGATGTCCGAGGGCGCGACCTCGATCTCCGCGTTCTTCGTCGTACGGGCACTGCGCCGACGCGGTGTCGGCCGGGAGGCCGCCCTTCAGCTGCTGCGCTCCCGGCCGGGCGCGTGGGCCATCGCGTTCCAGCCCGCCAACGCGGGGGCCGCCCGGTTCTGGCGCGGGGTCGCGACGGAGGCGGTGGGATCCGACTGGTGCGAGGAGTCGCGGCCCGTCCCCGCCTCCGTGGCCGGGAACGTGCCGGACGACCAGTGGATCCTGCTGGACACGAGCCCGCCGCGGCCCGGGCCTGCCGCACCGGCCGCGTCCTAGTCCGCGGCGAGTTCGTGGATGCGGGCGCCGGCCGACACACGCGCCACCTCCGCCTCCAGGCGAGGCGAGAAGACTCCCGCGCGGCGCCGGGCCACTTCCACGTCGAGGTCCGCCATGACGAGCTCGGCGTTGATCGTGGAGCCGGCCCGGTAGCCCGCGCTCGCGGCGTTGATCACCTGCTCCATGGGGCTCGCGGCGTTGCCCACCGCCCAGACGCCGGGAACGCTCGTGCGGCCGGTCTCGTCCACCTTCGGGTACGGGCCGAACGGGGTGTCCTGGTGCTCGGCGCCGAGGTCGGTCAGGAGACCGCCGCGGGCCACCGGCCTCGCGGCGACGAACAGCACCGAGCGGGGGAAGACCCGGCCGTCGGCGAGCCGCACGCCCGCCAGCCGGTCGTCCTCGACCGCGAGGCCCGCGACCTCTCCCTCCACGACCTGGACCCCCGCGGCCGCCAGGCGCTCCCACTCCTCGTCCGGCAGGTCCCGCACGGTGTGCAGGAACAGGGTCACGTCCTTGGACCACTGGGTGACGAGCAGCGCCTGGTGACTGGTGAAGGGCTCGGACGCCAGGACGCCGAAGGGTTCGTCCCGCACCTCCCAGCCGTGGCAGTACGGGCAGTGCAGCACGTCACGGCCCCAGCGCTCGGCGACACCCGGCACGTCGGGGAGTTCGTCGACCAGGCCCGTCGCCATGACGACCCGGCGTGCGTGCACGCCCCCGCCCTCCGCCAGCGCGATCCCGAACTCCCCGGCGCCGTCCGGCCGCACGGCCGACACGCGGTCGCGCACGACCTCCACCCCGTACCGCGCCAGCTCCCGCCGTCCCTCGGCGAGGAACTCGGCGGGCGGCATGCCGTCCCGCGACAGGTAACCCTGCATGTGCGCGGCGGGCGCGTTGCGCGGCTCGCCCGCGTCGACGACGAGGACCCGTCGGCGTGAGCGGCCCAGCACGAGGCCGGCGCTCAGCCCCGCCGTTCCCCCGCCGACGACCACCACGTCGTACGCCTGCCCGTTCCTCATCTCGTTCCGCCTGTCCTGAGCGTTCTCGGTCATCGCGACCACCTCCACTCGCACCATGCCCCCAGTCGTGCGGTATCGACAAGCAGCCTTGCTGATACCGCAAGAAGTGTCATGATGGTCGGCATGAGTGAAAAGCGCGCCGGGCACGGCCGGGAAGGCGACACCGGGGAACCGGAAGCCATGGATCAGGTCCTCACCGAGGTGGGCCCCAGGCTCCGCCGCATCCGCAAGGAGCGCGGCGCCACCCTCGCCGGCCTCTCCGCGGCCACCGGTATCTCCGTCAGCACCCTGTCCCGCCTGGAGTCCGGGCATCGCAAGCCCAGCCTCGAACTGCTCCTGCCGATCGCCCGCGCCCATCAGGTGCCCCTGGATGAGCTGGTCGGCGCCCCGCCGGTCGGCGACCCGCGCGTGCGGGCCAAGCCGATCGTCCGGCACGGGCGCACCATGCTGCCGCTCACCCGACAGCCCGGCGGCCTCCAGGCGTACAAGGTGGTCGAGCCGGCCCGCACCTCGCCCGCTCCGGACCCGCAGACGCACGAGGGGTACGAGTGGCTGTACGTGCTCTCGGGCAGGCTGCGCCTGATCCTCGGCGACCACGACGTGGTGCTCGGGCCGGGGGAGGCGGCGGAGTTCGACACCCGGGTCCCGCACTGGTTCGGGGCGACGAGCGAGGGGGGTGCGGAGTTCATCAGCCTCTTCGGGCCGCAGGGGGAGCGGATGCACGTACGGGCCCGGCCCACCCGCAAGGGTGAGGCGGACTGAAAGGGGCGCGGGAGGGTGCCACGGGGCTGTTCCCTTGGGGGCAAGCGACCGCTTAGTATGCGGACGAGCATGGTCTACGACAGCCCCGTGGAGGCCCCGCATGCAGGCATGGCAAGTGCACGAGAACGGCGAGCCGGGCGAGGTGATGCGTCTCGCCGAGGTGGAACGCCCTCCGCTCGACGAGGGGCAGGTGCTGCTGAAGGTCCGCGCCGCGAACATCAACTTCCCGGACGCGCTGCTCTGCCGGGGGCAGTACCAGGTCAGGCCGCCGCTGCCGTTCACGCCGGGTGTGGAGATCTGCGGTGAGACGATGGGCGGGGAGCGCGTGATCGCCAACTCCGTGCTGCCGTACGGAGGTCTCGCCGAGTACGCCGTCGCGGACGCGGCCGGGCTGCTGCCCGCCCCCGACGCGCTCGACGACGCGGAGGCCGCCGCGCTCCACATCGGCTACCAGACCGGCTGGTTCGCCCTGCACCGCCGCGCGCACCTCCAGGAGGGCGAGACGCTGCTCGTGCACGCGGCCGCCGGTGGTGTGGGCAGCGCCGCGGTGCAGCTCGGCAAGGCGGCGGGCGCCAAGGTCATCGGCGTCGTCGGCGGCGAGGAGAAGGCGCGGGTCGCGCGCGAGCTGGGCTGCGACCTCGTCCTCGACCGGCGCTCGGACGATGTGATCGGCGCCGTCAAGGAAGCGACCGGCGGACGCGGCGCCGACGTGATCTACGACCCCGTGGGCGGCGACGCCTACACGAAGTCCGCGAAGTGCGTGGCCTTCGAGGGCCGCATCGTCGTCATCGGTTTCGCCAGCGGCTCCATCCCGACCCCCGCGCTCAACCACGCCCTCGTGAAGAACTACTCGATCGTGGGCCTGCACTGGGGCCTGTACAAGACCAAGGACCCGCGCTCCATCCTGCGCTGCCACGAGGAGCTCACCGAACTCGCCGCCAAGGGCGCCATCAAGCCGCTGGTGAGCGAGCGCGTGCCGATGGCCGACGGGGCGTCCGCCGTGCAGCGCGTCGCCGACGGCGTCACCACCGGCCGCGTGGTCGTCC
The window above is part of the Streptomyces venezuelae genome. Proteins encoded here:
- a CDS encoding GNAT family N-acetyltransferase gives rise to the protein MVNTETVSAEEPARTALVPAGPQLRPVVERLAQLYRHDMSEFIGYLPSPDGTYDFGKLPLFFDEPGRSALLIQYGSVPAGFVLTRPMSEGATSISAFFVVRALRRRGVGREAALQLLRSRPGAWAIAFQPANAGAARFWRGVATEAVGSDWCEESRPVPASVAGNVPDDQWILLDTSPPRPGPAAPAAS
- a CDS encoding helix-turn-helix domain-containing protein, coding for MSEKRAGHGREGDTGEPEAMDQVLTEVGPRLRRIRKERGATLAGLSAATGISVSTLSRLESGHRKPSLELLLPIARAHQVPLDELVGAPPVGDPRVRAKPIVRHGRTMLPLTRQPGGLQAYKVVEPARTSPAPDPQTHEGYEWLYVLSGRLRLILGDHDVVLGPGEAAEFDTRVPHWFGATSEGGAEFISLFGPQGERMHVRARPTRKGEAD
- a CDS encoding NADPH:quinone oxidoreductase family protein, which codes for MQAWQVHENGEPGEVMRLAEVERPPLDEGQVLLKVRAANINFPDALLCRGQYQVRPPLPFTPGVEICGETMGGERVIANSVLPYGGLAEYAVADAAGLLPAPDALDDAEAAALHIGYQTGWFALHRRAHLQEGETLLVHAAAGGVGSAAVQLGKAAGAKVIGVVGGEEKARVARELGCDLVLDRRSDDVIGAVKEATGGRGADVIYDPVGGDAYTKSAKCVAFEGRIVVIGFASGSIPTPALNHALVKNYSIVGLHWGLYKTKDPRSILRCHEELTELAAKGAIKPLVSERVPMADGASAVQRVADGVTTGRVVVLPHGGAA
- a CDS encoding NAD(P)/FAD-dependent oxidoreductase, which gives rise to MTENAQDRRNEMRNGQAYDVVVVGGGTAGLSAGLVLGRSRRRVLVVDAGEPRNAPAAHMQGYLSRDGMPPAEFLAEGRRELARYGVEVVRDRVSAVRPDGAGEFGIALAEGGGVHARRVVMATGLVDELPDVPGVAERWGRDVLHCPYCHGWEVRDEPFGVLASEPFTSHQALLVTQWSKDVTLFLHTVRDLPDEEWERLAAAGVQVVEGEVAGLAVEDDRLAGVRLADGRVFPRSVLFVAARPVARGGLLTDLGAEHQDTPFGPYPKVDETGRTSVPGVWAVGNAASPMEQVINAASAGYRAGSTINAELVMADLDVEVARRRAGVFSPRLEAEVARVSAGARIHELAAD